The genome window TCGAAGACCAGTTGCTGTCCTCGCGCCTGTCCACCAACCGCGCCGAACTCGGCGCCGCACGCCGCGTGCTGGTGCGCCTGCAACGCCTGCTGGCCCTGGAGCCGGGGTCGCTGCTGCGCCTGCTCAACCGCCCGCCGCAGTGGCTGCAAAAGGAAGACGTGAAGGAGTTGCGCAAATCCACCGAGGAGTTTGCGCTGATCATCAACGACCTGACCGCGTTGGGTGAGCGCATCAAGCTGTTGCAGGAAGAAATCGCCGCTAACCTGAATGAACAAAGTAACCGTACGCTGTTCACCCTCACGGTGGTGACGGTGCTGGCGCTGCCGATCAATATCATTGCCGGGTTTTTCGGTATGAACGTGGGGGGTGTGCCGCTTTCGACTGACCCGGAGGGGTTCTGGATTCTGGTGGCGTTGGTGGCGACGTTTACCTTGATTGCCGGGCGCTGGGCTTTCCGCAAGCGCAAGGATTATTGAGCCGCGTCTCGACCTGAAAGGGGATCAAGGGTGGGAACTGGCTTGTTTGTGATAGCCATAGGTATATACGTGTTTTTTACGGATTGAGTGCTGTGGTTGTCGGGGGCGCGCTGGGTACATATCCGTTGTTTGGGTCACGGCCGCAATGGGTTCCGCCCTTACGGCGGGTCACTTTGGAAAAGCCCCAAAGTAACCAAAGGGCTCTTGCCCCACCACTCGGCACCTCGCCTAGGCTCGGTGTGCCCTCGCTCCGGCTTTGGACCGTGGGCCGCCGCCATGGGCCATCCTTGGCCCATCGCGGCTAACCCGGCGTCCTGCCGGGTTACCCACGCTCCAAAGCCTGCGTTCGGCCAGCGTGGTTAACGGGGCGCCTAAGATCAAAGTCAAAAGCAAAGCACGGCGGCCTGACAGCCGACCTGAGTGGTTAGATCAAAAGCGCAAGCGAAGTGGTGTGTCAGTTGATGGAGTGGGTGACTGGCACACCGCATTCGCGAGCAAGCCCGCTCCCACATTTTGAACGGGGTACATCAGGCAGAGGGTGGGCTGCTCTTTAGACTGTACTGGGTCAATCTGGGAGCTAGTATGGGGTCTACTGCTGGGTATGACTGATGTATCGAGGTGTCTGTATCGCAGGCAAGCCAGCTCCCACAGAAAAGCAGAGCACTGCGGTGCTGGCAGCTGAACTCGGTCAACATTGTGGGAGCGGGCTTGCTCGCGAATGCGGTGGGGCAGTTACAAATAAGCCGACTGGCACACCGCTTTCGCGAGCAAGCCCGCTCCCACATTTGGAACTCATTTCATCCGGTAAAGTGCTGTTGCTGTGCTCTTGCCCTGCTTTTGCTTCAACCACTCAGGCCGGCTGTCAGGCCGCCGTGCTCTGCTTTTGATCTGCTGTTGATCTTGATCTGACAGGCCCCGTTAACCACGCTGGCCGAACGCAGGCTTGAATCCGTGGGTAACCCGGCAGGACGCCGGGTTAGCCGCACTGGGCCAAGGATGGCCCATTGCGGCGGCCCACGGATTCAAGCCGGAGTGAGGGCATGCCGAGCCTAAGCGAGGCACCGAGTGGTGGGGCAAAGACCTTTTGGTTACTTTTGGGGCGTTTGCCAAAAGTGACCCGCTGTAAGAGCGGAACCCATAGCCGCCGTTACCGCAGCAACGGATATGTACCCAATCCACCGAAACGCCTCAGAGCAACCCAAAGCCTTGCGCAGATACCAATGCCCATCCCCAAGCAAACAGGCGCCCCAATCAATCTCACTATGACATCATTTTTGCCGGGCTTTGTAGACCAGCGGCAGCCTCAATCCTTTAAACACTGACCTACCGCAGCATCTCTGTAACATTCTGCAATGATCATGAATGCCATCCTCCTCACACTGGATGCTCCGGCATGGCCACCCCTTCCCTGACTGCCTCCTCCACCGCCTCACACGCAGACCCCAAACCCAGGCTCGAGAAGAAACCCGGCCTGTTGACGGTGATCGTGTTCTTCGCCGTACTGGCCATGGGCCTATTGTTCACAGCCTACAGCCTGATGCATGACATGCACGAACTGGGCACGGTGGTCACCACTTGGACGCCATTCCTGCTGCTCGGCGTAGCCCTGTTGATCGCGCTGGGCTTTGAGTTCGTCAACGGCTTCCACGACACCGCCAACGCGGTGGCAACGGTGATCTACACCAACTCGCTGCCGCCGCAATTTGCGGTGGTGTGGTCGGGCTTTTTCAACTTCCTCGGCGTGTTGCTCTCCAGCGGCGCCGTGGCGTTCGGCATTATCGCGCTGCTGCCCGTGGAGCTGATTTTGCAGGTCGGCTCATCCGCCGGTTTCGCAATGATCTTTGCCCTGCTGATTGCCGCCATCCTGTGGAACCTGGGCACTTGGTGGCTGGGCTTGCCGGCCTCGTCGTCGCACACGCTGATCGGTTCGATCATCGGCGTCGGCGTGGCGAATGCCTTGATGCACGGGCGTGACGGCACCAGCGGCGTGGACTGGAGCCAAGCGATCAAGATCGGGTATGCCCTGCTGCTGTCGCCGCTGATCGGCTTCGCCTTTGCCGCCTTGCTGTTGCTGGCCCTGCGCGCCTTTGTGAAAAACCGCGCGCTGTACAAAGCGCCAAAGGGCGACATCCCGCCGCCATGGTGGATTCGTGGCATGTTGATCGTCACCTGCACCGGTGTGTCCTTCGCCCACGGTTCCAACGATGGCCAGAAAGGCATGGGCTTGATCATGCTGATCCTGGTCGGCACCCTGCCGATGGCCTATGCGCTGAACCGCACCATGCCCGCCGAGCAGTCATTGCAGTTTGCGGCGGTGGCCGAAGTGACCCAGGTCGCCCTGGTAAAAAACGCGCCGCAAGCATTGCCGGGTGATCCGCGCCCGATCCTCTCGACCTACGTGCGTACCAAGGAAGCCACGCCAGAACTGGTGCCGGCCCTCGCTGCCCTCGCCGGCCAGATCGGTGATGAAGTAAAAGGCTACGGCTCCCTGGCCAAAGTCCCCGCCGAAGCCGTAGGCAACGTGCGTAACGACATGTACCTGACCAGCGAAACCATTCGCCTGATGGACAAGGACAAGGTCGGCAATTTCGACGCTGATACCCAAGGCAAGCTGCAACTGTTCAAGCAACAGATCGACAATTCCACACGCTTTATTCCGCTGTGGGTGAAGATCGCCGTGGCCATCGCCCTCGGCCTGGGCACCATGGTGGGCTGGAAGCGCATCGTGGTGACCGTGGGTGAAAAAATCGGCAAAACCCACATGACTTACGCGCAAGGTGCCTCGGCCGAGACGGTGGCGATGCTGACGATTGGCGCAGCGGATATGTTCGGGCTACCGGTGTCGACCACTCACGTATTGTCGTCGGGTGTGGCCGGGACCATGGTCGCAAATGGCGGCGGGTTGCAGATGAAGACCATCCGCAACCTGCTGATGGCTTGGGTACTGACCTTGCCGGCGGCGATCTTGTTGTCGGGAAGTTTGTACTGGCTGTTCACCAAACTGTTCTGACACAACCCCGCTTAAAAATGTGGGAGCTGACCCGCCGCTATCGCAGGCAAGCCAGCTCCCACAAGAGTTTATGGTGTGTCAGGAGGTGAACAGTCCAGCCATTGCCTTCAGGCGTTTTTTGTACACCCGCCGCGCCTCCAGCGCTTCTTCCAACGTCACCGCCACAAACCCCGCCCGCTGGTTCGGCTGCATCTGCCCGATCAAGTCCAGGTCCGCACTGATCACCGTGCCGATCATCGCGTAGCCACCGCCCGACACCGCATCCCTGTGCAACACAATCGGCTCCAGCCCCGCCGGCACCTGGATCGAGCCAATCGGGTAACAACTGTCGACGATATTCGACGGGTCGGACCCCGCGCCAAACGGTTGCTCCCGTGGCTGAAAGCTCAACGCGCTGCCGCCTTTGAAGCGATAGCCGATGCGGTCCGCCTCGGAACCCACGGTCCATGGCTCGGCAAAAAAACTGCTTTTGGCCGCGTCTGTCAGGCGCTCGTAATACAGGCCTGGCACCACGCGCAAGGTCACGTCGCCACCGACTGAACGCCGCAGCGCCATTGGCAAACTATTGCCCGCACGGCCCTCGCCGCTCGGCTCACCGATCGGCAGTTCATCGCCTTCCTGCAAGCGCCGCCCCTGGAACCCACCGAGTGCACCCAGGGTGTACGTCGAGCGACTGCCGAGCACCAGCGGCACCTCAATACCGCCTGCCACCGCCAGGTAAGTCCGCGCGCCGGCCTTGGGAAATTCAAAGCGCAACACCTGCCCGGCACGCACCTGAAACGCGGTGTCCTGGTGCACCACTTCACCGTCCAGACGCGGCGACATGAGCGCACCGCTGAGTGCCACCAGCGCGTCCTGTCGGAACTCAAGTTCGGGGCCGATCAAGGTGCACTCCAGGCCCGCCGCACCACTCGGATTGCCCACCAGATGGTTGGCCGCACTCAACGCGTATTGGTCCAGCGCGCCCGACGGTGGAATGCCCAAGTGGTAATAGCCTTCACGGCCAAGATCCTGCACGGACGTGGCGAGGCCGGGTTTGCGGACTTTGATCATGCCAGCGCCTCCTGCAGGGTTTTCGGATAGCCGACGGGGTCGGCGAGAAACGCGTCGAGGGAAAATTCCACCGGGCGGATGCGCAAGTCGAAACGTCCTGCGTCCACCTCAGCAACCGCCAGGTCATACGCATCGCGGTCCATGGGTTTGAACTGCACGATGTCACCGGGCCGAAAGAACACCATGTGTTCCTTGAGGTACGCCAACTGCTGGGCCGGGTCGTAGATCGGTGCCGGGGTCACCCCAAACATCTGGTAACCGCCCGCGCCGCGTACCGAGTAGATGCAGCCAAAACAGCCGCCATGGCCGAGGGTCAATTTGGGCGTGTCGGTGCGCGGGCGCAGGTACTTGGGCACCTGTAATTGCCGTTCGCGCTCGACCATCTGGAACATGAAAGGCAGGCCCGCGACAAAGCCAACCATCGACACAAACCACGGCGCGCCGCTGTGGGCGGCGATAAACGCGTCGACGTCAGCCAAACCATTGATGCGCGCGGCGTATTCCAGATCGGTGCCCGTGGGGTCTTGATGCCGGTCGCGAAAACGCATCAGGGTTTCATGGGTCCACGGGTCGTTATAGAGCACCGGGATTTCGATGATGCGCGTGTGCAAGGTGCGTTCGGCCACCGCTTGGGCTTCAGCGCTCTGCACGGCGTCGAGCAGCACGTGTGGCGCGATGCGGTCAGGGTCGAAGCGAATCTGGAACGACGCATTGGCCAGGCACACGTCCAGCACGCCTTCCAGCGCCAGGCGCTCCACGGCGCGGGTCACGGCCATGCCTTTGAAAAAGGCCTCCAGGGACATGCTGTCGCTGACCTCGGCAAACAGGTGTTCATCACCGCCGAAGCTGTAGCGGATGGGGGACGTTTGAGCCATGTCTGTTCCTCTTGGAATCATTGTAGAAAGGCAGGCAAAAAGTACAGGTTGGACCTTCTTATTGAGGCGTTCTGACGACAATGCCCGCCTGGTCCAAGGCTTCACGGGTGGCCTCGACCAATTCGAGGGCGCCGGGGGTGTCGCTGTGCAGGCAGATGGAATCGAATTCGATCAACAGGTCTTCGCCTTCCACCGTGCGCACGCGCCCGGTCTGACAGGCACGCAGGACCCGCGCCGCAACGGTGGCAGGATCCAGCGCGCGCACTGTGCGCGTAAATACGATGGAGCCACTTAGATCGTACTCACGGTCGGCGTAAAACTCGCGCACCACCGGTTGCCCGAGCTCCTTGGCGACGCGCCAGATCACCGAGTTGGGCATGCAGTACAGCAAGAGTGTCGGCTCAATGATTTGCAGGTTTTGCACCAGCAGCCGCGCGGCTTCTTCATCGCGGGCCAGGTGCATATAGAGCGCGCCGTGGGGCTTGATGTGTTGCAGCGTGAGGCCTTGGGCGCGGGCGATTTCGCGCAGGGCGCCGAGTTGGTAGAGCATGTCGTCCACCAGCTCCTGGGCCGGTGCATTGATATGCCGGCGGCCAAACCCGACCAGGTCGCGAAAGCCCGGATGCGCGCCGATGGCGACACCCAGTTGCTTGGCGCGCTCGACGGTACGGCGCATGGTGCCGGGGTCGCCGGCGTGGAAACCGGTGGCGATGTTGGCCGAGCTGATATAAGCCATCAGCTCCGCGTCAACCCCATCGCCGATGGTCCAGGGGCCGAAGCCTTCGCCCATGTCTGAATTGAAATCCACTGCCTGCATCGGGAATTGCTCCGCCAAAGGTGATGCGAGGAAAGTAGGCTGGGGC of Pseudomonas fluorescens contains these proteins:
- a CDS encoding 5-oxoprolinase subunit B family protein, producing the protein MAQTSPIRYSFGGDEHLFAEVSDSMSLEAFFKGMAVTRAVERLALEGVLDVCLANASFQIRFDPDRIAPHVLLDAVQSAEAQAVAERTLHTRIIEIPVLYNDPWTHETLMRFRDRHQDPTGTDLEYAARINGLADVDAFIAAHSGAPWFVSMVGFVAGLPFMFQMVERERQLQVPKYLRPRTDTPKLTLGHGGCFGCIYSVRGAGGYQMFGVTPAPIYDPAQQLAYLKEHMVFFRPGDIVQFKPMDRDAYDLAVAEVDAGRFDLRIRPVEFSLDAFLADPVGYPKTLQEALA
- a CDS encoding 5-oxoprolinase subunit PxpA — translated: MQAVDFNSDMGEGFGPWTIGDGVDAELMAYISSANIATGFHAGDPGTMRRTVERAKQLGVAIGAHPGFRDLVGFGRRHINAPAQELVDDMLYQLGALREIARAQGLTLQHIKPHGALYMHLARDEEAARLLVQNLQIIEPTLLLYCMPNSVIWRVAKELGQPVVREFYADREYDLSGSIVFTRTVRALDPATVAARVLRACQTGRVRTVEGEDLLIEFDSICLHSDTPGALELVEATREALDQAGIVVRTPQ
- a CDS encoding inorganic phosphate transporter, whose translation is MATPSLTASSTASHADPKPRLEKKPGLLTVIVFFAVLAMGLLFTAYSLMHDMHELGTVVTTWTPFLLLGVALLIALGFEFVNGFHDTANAVATVIYTNSLPPQFAVVWSGFFNFLGVLLSSGAVAFGIIALLPVELILQVGSSAGFAMIFALLIAAILWNLGTWWLGLPASSSHTLIGSIIGVGVANALMHGRDGTSGVDWSQAIKIGYALLLSPLIGFAFAALLLLALRAFVKNRALYKAPKGDIPPPWWIRGMLIVTCTGVSFAHGSNDGQKGMGLIMLILVGTLPMAYALNRTMPAEQSLQFAAVAEVTQVALVKNAPQALPGDPRPILSTYVRTKEATPELVPALAALAGQIGDEVKGYGSLAKVPAEAVGNVRNDMYLTSETIRLMDKDKVGNFDADTQGKLQLFKQQIDNSTRFIPLWVKIAVAIALGLGTMVGWKRIVVTVGEKIGKTHMTYAQGASAETVAMLTIGAADMFGLPVSTTHVLSSGVAGTMVANGGGLQMKTIRNLLMAWVLTLPAAILLSGSLYWLFTKLF
- a CDS encoding 5-oxoprolinase subunit C family protein gives rise to the protein MIKVRKPGLATSVQDLGREGYYHLGIPPSGALDQYALSAANHLVGNPSGAAGLECTLIGPELEFRQDALVALSGALMSPRLDGEVVHQDTAFQVRAGQVLRFEFPKAGARTYLAVAGGIEVPLVLGSRSTYTLGALGGFQGRRLQEGDELPIGEPSGEGRAGNSLPMALRRSVGGDVTLRVVPGLYYERLTDAAKSSFFAEPWTVGSEADRIGYRFKGGSALSFQPREQPFGAGSDPSNIVDSCYPIGSIQVPAGLEPIVLHRDAVSGGGYAMIGTVISADLDLIGQMQPNQRAGFVAVTLEEALEARRVYKKRLKAMAGLFTS